The genomic DNA CGCCCGGAAAAGGGCGGTAGCAACCCTGAAAACGCCGTTTCTACCTGGCCAGTTCGGCGATGATCCTTTCGATGAGCTGAGGCATGGCGGAGGCGACTTCCTCGCTCAATGTATCATCCGGGCTGACACTCTTGGGTTGAACGCCCCAGATTATCACTTCATCAGGCATTGAACCAATGATCTGTGCCGCAGCGAGCGCTTCGGTCAAAGCGATTTCATGAAGGGAGACGAGCGGGCGCCCCGCACTGGCAAGATCTTCAACGTGCAGGCGGAGAATTGCTCCCGGCTCCAGGCCCGCATCCACTGCGTCGATGACGAAGACTTTGCGCCGGTTGCTGATGATGTCCAGCAGATCCGCCCCGGCCGTGCCGCCATCAACCAGTTCGACCCCTGGCGGCAAGGCCATCCCCCGCATGGCCTCGATCAGTCGCACGCCAACCCCCTCGTCGCGCAGAAGGATGTTGCCGATGCCCAGGACCAGGATAGGGGCTCGCTTCTCGGGATTGCTCATGCCTTAAGAGTGGCAGAAATGATCGCCGAGTCAATGGTGAGCCCTTTGCCCGCACGGGCCCCCTGCGCCAAGCGGTCATCCGCATCGATCGGGGCACCGAGAAGACCATCGGCTACACCTACGACGCCGACGGCATCCGCTTGCAGGGCCAACGCCCTCGTCGGCTCATGGGTTGCAGACAGAATCGCCGACGAGGGCGTCGGCGCTACTTGGGCATCCGCACCGGCAAGACGGTGCTGAAGCGGACGCCCACCCCCCAGGTCACCCGGACCCACTACCTGGTGGACAAGAACGCCCCGCTGGCTCAGGTGGTGGCCGAGACCGACGAGTCCGGAACGGTCAAGGTCAAGTACGTCCACGGCGACGACCTGATCAGCCAGACCCGCGACCCGAACGGCCCGTCGCCGATCACGAGCTACTACCACTACGACGGCCAGATGTCCACGCGGCACCTGACCAACGACCCGGCCGACCCGCAAACCACTTCGGCGCAGGTGACCGATTC from Phycisphaerae bacterium includes the following:
- a CDS encoding HyaD/HybD family hydrogenase maturation endopeptidase, with the translated sequence MSNPEKRAPILVLGIGNILLRDEGVGVRLIEAMRGMALPPGVELVDGGTAGADLLDIISNRRKVFVIDAVDAGLEPGAILRLHVEDLASAGRPLVSLHEIALTEALAAAQIIGSMPDEVIIWGVQPKSVSPDDTLSEEVASAMPQLIERIIAELAR